The following proteins are encoded in a genomic region of Prionailurus viverrinus isolate Anna chromosome E3, UM_Priviv_1.0, whole genome shotgun sequence:
- the LOC125154047 gene encoding LOW QUALITY PROTEIN: uncharacterized protein LOC125154047 (The sequence of the model RefSeq protein was modified relative to this genomic sequence to represent the inferred CDS: inserted 2 bases in 2 codons; substituted 2 bases at 2 genomic stop codons), whose protein sequence is MTEVLAAVVQKPLDKDHWATGIKKYPWTTQRTVDLGNGKVTHSFLVIPDSPCPLLGRDLLTKMGAQIHFTPGGPQVTGAHNQPMTILTLRLEDEYRLHQEPPSQSQNIEPWLQQFPEAWAETGGMGLAKHRPALFIELKLGADPVRVRQYPMSMEARNGITPRIRHLLDLGILRPCHSAWNTPLLPVRKPNSADYRPVQDLREVNRRVMDIHPTVPNPYTLLSALSPERQWYTVLDLKDAFFSLPLAPKSQELFAFEWSDPERGXKSWTRLPQGFKNSPTLFDEALHEDLGEYRNQNPEVTLLQYVDDLLIVAETAKACLQGTRNLLRTLGALGYRASAKKAQICRSEVTYLGYLLREGQRWLADARKETGLRIPRPTTXRQVREFLGSAGFCRLWIPRFAEMAKPLYLVTREQVPFEWTEETEQAFQQIKLALLSAPALGLPDVSKPFRLFVDENKGVAKAVLMQLLGPWPRPVAYLSKRLDPVAAGWPPCLRMITATALMVKDADKLTMGQELHVTTSHAIEGVLKQPPDRWISNARLVHYQGLLLNPLRTLNPASLLPDPDLDTPLHDCAEILAQVHGVREDLQDHPLPDAKVTWFTDGSRFVHQGQRYAGTAVTTETETVWAEPLPASTSAQRAELVALTKALTLGKDKRLNVYTDSRXAFATAHTHGAIYRERGLLTAXGKTIKNKEEILALLKALWLPKRLAIIHCPGHQKPITPVARGNNWAGQVAREVALQVDYTLMTTLPDPGSASLPGSPTYTKEDLNWIQKLPLTQCLNGWWRAADCSIILPEEMGNKVLSKMHRATHKGTRKIQDLMRHARITIKDSRTKIEQIVASCKACQLTNATNQEKNPGSRTRGTRPGAYWEVDFTEVKPGKYGYKYLLVFIDTFSGWTEAFPPSM, encoded by the exons ATGACCGAAGTCCTGGCCGCTGTTGTCCAAAAGCCCCTGGATAAAGACCATT GGGCTACCGGAATAAAAAAATATCCCTGGACCACCCAGAGGACTGTGGACCTAGGAAATGGAAAGGTCACCCATTCCTTCCTAGTCATCCCCGACAGCCCCTGCCCCTTATTAGGAAGAGACTTGCTCACTAAAATGGGGGCCCAGATTCATTTTACGCCAGGGGGCCCCCAAGTGACTGGCGCTCACAACCAACCCATGACCATACTTACTCTAAGATTAGAAGATGAATATCGACTCCATCAGGAGCCTCCCTCACAAAGTCAAAACATAGAACCCTGGCTCCAGCAGTTTCCAGAAGCATGGGCTGAAACCGGGGGTATGGGGTTGGCTAAACATCGCCCGGCTCTATTCATAGAGCTGAAACTGGGGGCAGATCCAGTTCGGGTCCGACAATACCCAATGTCAATGGAGGCCAGAAATGGCATCACGCCACGTATCCGTCACCTCCTAGACTTGGGCATCTTGCGTCCCTGCCATTCAGCCTGGAACACCCCCCTGCTGCCTGTACGAAAACCTAACAGTGCGGACTACCGTCCAGTACAAGATCTGAGAGAAGTTAACCGCCGAGTCATGGACATACACCCAACAGTACCCAACCCCTATACCCTCCTAAGTGCCCTCAGCCCAGAAAGACAATGGTATACTGTCCTTGATTTGAAAGATGCTTTTTTCAGCCTGCCTCTGGCCCCCAAAAGCCAAGAGCTCTTCGCCTTCGAGTGGTCTGACCCTGAGAGGG ATAAATCCTGGACCCGGCTCCCCCAAGGATTTAAAAACTCACCCACCTTGTTCGATGAGGCACTTCACGAGGATCTGGGCGAGTACCGGAATCAAAACCCCGAAGTGACTCTCTTGCAGTACGTCGACGATCTTTTAATCGTCGCTGAGACTGCCAAAGCTTGCTTGCAAGGCACCAGGAACCTCCTCCGGACACTTGGTGCCCTGGGGTACCGGGCttcagcaaagaaagcccaaattTGCAGATCTGAGGTAACCTACTTGGGGTATCTGTTAAGAGAAGGCCAACGATGGCTCGCTGATGCACGGAAGGAAACCGGCCTCCGCATCCCCCGACCCACAACATGAAGGCAGGTGAGAGAATTCCTGGGATCGGCCGGGTTCTGCCGCTTGTGGATACCTCGGTTCGCCGAGATGGCTAAGCCTCTTTACCTGGTCACCCGAGAACAAGTGCCCTTTGAATGGACAGAGGAAACTGAGCAGGCTTTCCAGCAAATTAAACTCGCCCTGTTGTCGGCACCAGCCTTAGGGCTCCCCGATGTCTCCAAACCCTTTCGTCTCTTCGTAGATGAAAATAAGGGGGTAGCCAAAGCAGTGCTGATGCAACTCCTTGGCCCATGGCCCAGGCCCGTTGCCTATCTTTCAAAAAGACTGGACCCAGTAGCGGCTGGCTGGCCCCCTTGCCTCCGTATGATCACTGCTACAGCTCTAATGGTAAAGGATGCTGATAAGTTAACTATGGGACAAGAGTTACATGTTACAACCTCTCATGCCATCGAGGGAGTCCTCAAACAACCTCCTGACCGATGGATAAGTAACGCCCGACTGGTTCACTACCAGGGACTATTACTAAATCCCCTCAGAACACTAAACCCTGCCTCCCTGTTACCAGACCCGGACTTGGATACCCCCCTCCATGACTGCGCTGAGATATTGGCACAGGTTCATGGAGTTCGGGAAGATTTACAGGATCACCCTCTACCAGACGCCAAGGTTACCTGGTTCACTGACGGCAGCCGCTTTGTACATCAGGGTCAAAGGTACGCGGGGACCGCAGTCACAACTGAAACTGAGACTGTTTGGGCAGAGCCTTTGCCAGCTAGCACCTCTGCCCAACGGGCTGAACTTGTGGCCTTAACCAAGGCACTGACtttgggaaaagacaagagactAAATGTGTATACCGATAGCAGATAAGCTTTTGCTACGGCCCACACACATGGAGCTATATACAGAGAGAGGGGACTGTTAACTG GagggaaaactatcaaaaacaaagaagaaatattggCTCTTTTAAAGGCACTCTGGCTGCCTAAACGACTAGCCATCATACATTGCCCAGGCCACCAAAAACCGATCACACCGGTGGCCAGAGGAAATAATTGGGCTGGCCAGGTGGCCCGAGAGGTGGCCTTACAGGTGGACTATACTTTAATGACCACCCTACCAGACCCCGGTTCAGCTAGTTTACCAGGAAGTCCCACCTACACTAAAGAAGACCTAAACTGGATCCAAAAATTGCCTTTGACTCAGTGCCTTAACGGATGGTGGAGAGCAGCAGACTGTAGCATAATCCTCccagaagaaatgggaaataaagtCTTATCCAAGATGCACCGAGCCACTCATAAGGGCACAAGAAAAATTCAAGACTTAATGAGACATGCTAGGATCACCATTAAAGACTCCAGGACAAAAATTGAACAGATAGTTGCTAGCTGTAAAGCTTGCCAACTAACTAACGCTACCAACCAAGAGAAAAACCCTGGCTCCAGGACCCGCGGAACCAGGCCGGGAGCCTATTGGGAAGTAGACTTCACCGAGGTAAAGCCTGGAAAATACGGATATAAATATTTGCTAGTGTTTATAGATACCTTTTCAGGATGGACAGAGGCCTTCCCCCCAAGCATGTGA